AAGGGGAGAAATTCGCTTAAACAGCTTAACCAGCAGTGTTAACCAACCCCCCACCCACCCAACCACCCAAAGCCCCCCCACCCCATGACACTCCCCTACCTAAAAATGAGGGAGATTTTTTGTTCTTAAATAAGCACTGGCCTACTGTTTAAAAGTGTAATCAGTATATGAAGACTACTTTCACATTTGTAAacgtttgttttgtttcttttcgtTTCACCTTCTAGAGACCCTCAGCTGCATCGCTTCATATGTTCCAGTACATACTCAGGGAAGTGCAGGCTGCATACCTGCAAGCCATCCAGTTTGCAAGGCATTCTAGGATACTCATCCTCCTTCCACTTGTTCTCCTCAGGGTCAAAGGTGAGTATAGAGTCACTGTAATGGCCATTGTAGCACAATCCACCCAGCACCATGATCTGTTTGTCCAGTACGGCCACACCATGCCCACTTCGTCCTATGGGCATGGAAGCGAGGATGGTCCATTCGTCCGTTTCTGGATTGTACACTTCCGTTGAAGGGCAGCCTTGGGATTCGAAAGACGCCCGCAGGATTACACAAACCCCTCCAAACACATAAAGTTTCCCGTTGTAGGAGATCATCTTGTGGAAACAGCGTGCATAGTTCATCTTAGATTTGTTCTCCCAGCAGTTGGTAAGAATGGGATTGCGGCGTGTGCGGTGTTCAGATGCTCCCTCACGCTCgggatcaaacacacacacctgtttggAGGTGGAGGATGATGTGATGCCACCGGTAATATATAATTTTCCATTCAAAACTGTGCCCTCGTGGCCATATTTGTTAACTGGATACGGATCCACAAACTCCCACTTATCCTCTGCAATGTCATATCGTTCTGTCGAGTAAAACGTCTCATCCCGCGTCCGTCCTGCCACAGCGTAGATGAACTTCCCGATCACACCAACGGCAAATTCTGACCTAGGGACTGACATGTCTGCCATCCTGAGCCAGGAATTCTGCCTTGGATCATAGCGGTAAACCTTGGACGATGCATGAAACTCTCCGTCTGGCCCTAGCTCCTCACCTCCCAACAGGAAAGCAAAATTGTTGACAATGGCCAAACAATCAGGCCGAAGTGGAACCTGTGGACCTTCCAACTCCCACCAGACCTTAGGCCGATGCAGCAGGAGGATCTTGCTGTTCACCATGCTGTGGCCGATCATCCCTCTGAACACAGCCGTCTGAGGCCGAACAGATCGGATCCGGTTGGACTTCGTGTCAGCTAGCGGCTGCTCATTCACAGAGTGAAAGTAGTTGAGTGCCTGGTCCACTTCCTGCCGCAGCTGACGGGAATAACGATAGAACTCGGAGGTCTTTACctaaggaattaaaaaaataacaagtcACATAGACAATGTCATGATAAATATATCGACAAAGACAAAATATCAGTCAAACGCTCGATAGTCTTCTCAGTCCACAGTGTGCACTGCTGTCTTCTTTTAGTACTAAAAGATTAAacctttaacacattttttaaaagctaaatatcttatatataacaaaaatggtattttattttattttttaatttatatttacttgTAAATTTGTGAAGTTTGCAATTCCACAGGACCTTTTCTTAAGATTGCACTGtctaatgtaatttattaaaaaccataaaaaatgtatatttacatttattagggCAGAACCACTGGACCGTTTTCAATACAATactgataataaaatatacaatattacttaagtatgttttgaaTTATCACTGGAATTATTATGGCATTCCTCTATGAATATCATGCGAATTGTGCATACTGCTCAACACCCACTTGAACGAAATCGCAAATACCTTTTCAAACACTTGTGTTGGTGTCATGAGGCCAAAGCGCAGGTTCTGCACCATGGCGTCTGTGTGTCTCCAGCGGCGTCTGTCATGTCTCAGCCAGGCCTGCACAGCCTCATACAGCTCAATCTCTGGGAACCGACTTAGCCGCTCACTGGCCAGGCACCCCACCAGCTTCTCCAGGCTCAAGTAAGACAAGAAATCAGGCCTGGCCATCAGAGGCACAAAGTTCTCCAACAGGAAGGCGTCCAGCCGCTCCTGCACTCCCTCCACAGCCACACTGAAGTCATCCAGCAGCCTCATGACCTCGGCACAGTTCTCCAGGCAGATTTTTGCCAACAGGAAAGAACAGCAGAACTCCACAGCCTCTGTGAGCTGCACATACATGGCCGCCTGCAGAATCTCCTGCACTGTGGGCATGCTGAGTTCCAAAGATCCATAATACATGAAGCGAAGGACGTGGCCGAAGCCGGCCGCCGTCAGCCCCTTCATGTGGATCTTGTCCTGGTCTCGCTCGCGCATATCCGCCGTGAACATGACCCGGAAGTAGTCACTCTGGGTGGCCAACAAGGCCTTGTGGGCCTGGAAGTGATGCTCTTCTATTAAGAGTGTCACATCCAGCAAGAGACGTTCTTCATACAAGGCTCGGAAGCCAGAGGACACGCTCCCATCATGCACCTGCGACAGGTACACCTCAACGTCCCCAGCCATTAAGCACCTATaaggaaagagggaaaaaaattgaaatgacTAAAACCCTGAATGTCTTCATTGAGCAACTTCATAACTTCATAATTGAGCTGCACCTACAAATTATCTGATAGTTCCGATGTATAAATTGTTGAATGAAAGTACTTTCAGTTAGTTGGTTATAACattctatatttataaaaataagccAATGGCTTTAGAAAATGCTAACCTACATCACACCAGCTgctaaaagacaaagaaatatacACGTCATCTACACTATTATCTCAGAGTAGAAAATCGATATTCTTTTTACAAAGTAAAATTAATTGTCCCTCTTTTGTAATGAGTTAATGATatagccaacacacacacacacacacacacacacacacacacacacacacacacacacacacacacacacacacacacacacacacacacacacacacacacacacacacacacacacacacacacacacacacacacacacacacacacacacacacacacacacacacacacaaaaacagatgCTAAAGAAGCTTCTGGAAGGACTTCAAGAACATTCACACCTCAGCAGTTTGGTTGGGATGCTGAGTGCCAACTTTGCTGCtccacactttttctttttcatacacacacattcatacacacattgcACACTCACCTCTGATTGGCCACGGGCATGTCACTGGGGGGTGTCCgagccaatcagaggacagTGGCCCTTGTGTCCGTAGGAAAAAAACCTCTTTTCTGAGGGATTCACCTAAATGACAAGTCAACAAATATTTATCTATATGACAAACTGTCCCAGGCAGTAAGTTCATGtgaaacatttacagtaaatctGCAAAATCCTCTTTGTCCCTGTTTACATACAGATATTTAGAGACATGATACTTCTGGGAAAAGTATTACTACTAATTAGCTCATTCATATGCACATGCGATCATCATGGACAGTTAAACGAAGGACATGTCCCGAATGCttgtatttaagtacattttgaaCCCATCAAGAAAAAATAAGTGAAAAGTTCCTGGAAATGAGATCGGCAAAACTTTACGTTAATGAGAGATATTAAGTAGCTAGCAATTTGGCTAGCTCTATAAACATAGCTAATGATCTCATGTTGAAATGTTAGTAACAAATTTAATAAGTTACtcattaaattaaacatttatctttaaacatgcataaaaaactaaaactattGTCAAAAAGCTTCTCTGATATTCtaaaaaatacttatttcaaACAATTGACAGACAAGTAGTAAAAAATAGTAAGTCTTGGTTATTGTGTACCTGTCGGAGGCGTCCTGGCCGGTCGGCGGCTTCGCTGTCAGTGCGCTGAGAGGACGCTCACATTTCCTTTGCTTGTGTTTCCCCTGTTCTAACGTGTGAAAAATACAGGGATTTTACTGCAGTGACAACACAAACACTCCCACACGTTGCACGCagattaataaaatatagcaacactttaatatagtgtataagtaataatataatttgaatGAAAAAGACTGTCATTCCCACAATTCAGTTCACCAACACCAAGAAAGTCTAACTACATCTAGGGATCTGGTGAATTCATGATTTATTGTCTATGACAGGAGCTTTAATATTAATGCACTCATGTTTAATACATAATTGTTTCGATATTATAAAGTAATTCACAGGGACTTGCATGATGGATCAGCTATATAATCAGTAAGtctaatattaaaatttgtctaaaattttaatttgttgaGGTAAATGCACGTTTCTTCGAATATGACAATCTACAATCTTAGAAAACAGAGCATAGTCAGGTAACTAGTTTTTATAGCTGCTATTAAGTAAGTGATAACTTGTAAAAACCAACCATGATAAGAAAAAACGCTTTGTGGATGTTCCATAACATTGGTGGAGAGTAAttaagtttttctttctttactttattgGTGTACTCAAGAACATTTTTCAAGTATTATTTTGGATAACTTTTatgacatttaaagaaaaaaatgccataTCTCGGTACTTTTAAGTGAATACATAAACAGCATTAAAGAAGcgtggaaggtgagaggatgcctgaggaatgtaTAAGCAGTGCGCTGGtatcatgaagttatgggaaagagtagtggaagccaggctgagagaagaaatgaccatctgtgagcaacagtatggtttcatgctggggaagagcaccacagacgcaatatttgctttgagaatgttgatggagaagtatagagaaggtcagaaggagttgcattgtgtatttgtggatttagagaaagcgtacgacagggtgccatgagaggagttgtggtattgtatgaggaagtcaggtgtggcagagaagtatgtgaggaaggtgcaggacatgtatgaggacagtgtgacagcattgaagtgtgcagtaggaatgacagactggttcaaggtggaggttggactgcatcaaggatcggctctgagctctttcctgtttgcagtggtgatggacaggttgatggacgaggtcaggaaggagtctccctggactatgatgtttgcggatgatagtgttatttgtggtgagagtaaggagcaggttgtgaagagcctggagaggtggagatacatGCTGgcgagaaggggaatgaaaatcagtaggagtaagacagagtacatgtgtgtgaatgagagggagggcagtggagtggtgcagttgcaggaagaagaggtggagaaggtagagGAGTTACAGGTAGAggataaccctaaccctgacctaACCccaggccagggttagggttagggtaaccctaaccctgacctgtggtcaacagtgcaaagtaatggagagtgtgttagagaagtgaagaaatgagtgcaggcagggtggagtgggtggagaagagtggcaggagtgatttgtgatagaagggtatctgtaagagtaaaagagaaagggaaagtttataggactgtggtgagacctgcaatgttgtatggtttagagacagtagcactgagtaaaagacaggaggtggagctggaggtagcagagctgaagatgttgagattatTATTGgaagtgacaaggatggacaggattagaaatgagtttattagagggacagcgcgtgtaggacgttttggagacaaggtgagggaggcgagattgagatggtttggacatgtgcagaggaggaacatggggtatatcggtaggacaATGTTAAGGATGGagtgccaggaaggaggaaaagaggaaggacaaggaggaggtttatggatgtggtgagggaagacatacaggtagttagtttgaaagaggcagatgtagaggacaggggggtatggagacggagtATCTACTGTGACGACCCCAAATGGGAGCCGCTGAAAGAAGACGATGACATAAACAGCAGTATAACCTTTCGTGAGTCTATACATAATCCCATAGATTTCTGGAGAGTTTTTAATCAGTTAGTTCAGTcttactgtgtgtctgtaacaATAGAAAACTTTCCCCCAAACAAGGTATTCAGAAGAATTAAACATTCAactgtattaattattaaaatatagttcTCATACAGCACCACTGTTACTTTTAAAACTCGAATACATCTCAAATCAGGTATTTTTGCACTTTCACTCAAGTGTAAAAGAAGTAATTTTACTTTCACTGGAGTCATAATTAAGCATGAGActagtacttttactcaagtacaggtATAGTGTACCAAGCCGTGTCTCATTTTGTACCAGGATgcatacaaaaaacaaaagctttttaatgtttattttcatttcattgacTTTTGTGGCCAGCAGGGTGTTCCCACTGATCCCACTGATTCTGCTTTAAAAAATGAGCtcccactgattctgcattatgatgagttgagttacattttgattttgtatgtaataattaaattaataaataaaatcatacaaTATGTATATGGTCTGTGAAAAAATTGTCTTTGCATGAAACTggtctgtggtgcaaaaaaagttGCAGGTCTGCTGGTCTAATTCATACACCACTTATTTAATGTGactagaaaaggaaaaaaactatAGTGTATTACTAtttcacatataaaaaaaaaagctaactgTTGGAAAAGTGTTGTTTTGGAATAAAACTAATCAAGACATGCGGTTCTcaataattcataatttttgcaataataacaataaatccGCCCCCCTGTTAGCCCACATCAGACAACCCACAACCACAAAAGCTTAGGTAGCAATCACAAAATCCAAAGTTTGAAACGGCTGCAGTGAATTCCCAGCAAATAAATGAAACCCTCATTATATGTTCATCATAAAAGTCGAACCAGTGCAGAACAAAAATGTCAACCATGAAATGAGGTTCAATCTCTCCATACTTGATATCCAATCACTTTGCCAAGTAGAAGACAATCAAATAAACTACTTCAATTGGATTTAGAGAacgcgtacgacagggtgccgagggAAGAGTTGTGGttttgtatgagaaagtcatgTTTCAATGACTTTGGTCATTTGGTACATATTGTATGAATATTCTATGGTGTTTCAAAGAAGtatggtgcaggacatgtatgaggacagtgtgacagcagtgaagtgtgcagtaggaatgacagactggtggaggttggactgcatcaaggatcggctcttagccctttcctgtttgcagtgttaACGGACAatttgacagacgaggtcagacaggagtctcctcgtggactatgatgtttgcggatgatattgtgatttgtggtgagagtagggagcaggttgagaagagcctggagagctgaaggtacgtgctggagagaaggggaatgaaaggtgaaggagttcaggtacctgaggtcaacagtgcaatgtaatagagtgtgtgttcgagaagtgaagaaaagagtgcaggcagggtggagtgggtggagaagagtgacaggagtgatttgtgatagaagagtatctgtgagagtgaaagggaaagtttataggactgtggtgagacctggaatgttgtatggtttagagacagtggcattgagtaaaagacaggaggtggagctggaggaagcagagctgaagattttgcagttttcgttgggagtgacgacgatggacaggattagaaatgagtttattagagggacagcgcatgtaggacgcaTGGCTGAGGAAAAAAGCagggccaaagaggaggttcataaatgtggtgagggaagacatgcaggtagttggttagaaagaggcagatgtagaggacagggggtatggagacggatgatccgctgaggcgacccctaatgggagaagccaaaaaaagaaaaagaagaggaagaaaagaattgGTTGTAAGACATGTCAAGTGTGATGAAGTACGGCGAGGATGAAAACTACAGAGCTCTGAAGCAGAGAGGTCAGTGTGTTAATGTGACAGGAGTGACTCGTGTTTAATGCAGATGAAGGATTTACAGTTGCACACTCAATTACTCTTTAAAGCACAGATCGAGGGACCTGCAACGAGCAACACAGCAGCTATACGAGACTACCGTTAATGAATTTAatggagagacagtgagagagagacagacagacagagagagacacagagagagagagagagagagagagagagaagagacagagaaagacacagaaagagatacagatagacagagaaagacagagagaaccagagagaaacacacagaaagaaagaaagaaagaaagaaagaaagaaaagaaagaaagaaagaaagaaagaaagaaagaaagaaagaaagacacagtAAAAGAgatacagatagacagagaaagacagagagaaccagagagaaacacacggaaagaaagaaagaaagagaaagaaagaaagaaagaaagagagagagagagagagagagagagagagagagagagagagagagagactcttgTAGACTGTTACACTGTAACCCAGCAGGTAAAATGACATTATTAGCGCTGTTACAGTTATCAGTGTTACAGTTTCACACCTAAACCACTTTCAGTCCGACGACATGAAGCATTATGACGTCACTAACCCCCCCAGCTACAGCGCTACTATCATTCCTCGTGCGTTAGAGGTTTAAATACCTCGGCGATGCGACTCCACACAACCCCGCTTCGACCACGGAGCCCGCGATCCTTCTGACATGGAGGGCCGGCGATTAGTTTGTTCCAGAGATCAGAAAAGTCTGGACGTGGGGAGAAAAAATCATGATCGTCCATACGCGTCCCTGCGTAGCAACAAAGCAGCGCTATTCTGTCGAAATCGCAACATTATGATTCCCTTACAGCCTTTCCTGCCATTCTAGAGGCCATATTATTGTCTGCACTGACGTCATTTCctgcagaagaagaagatccgGCTGACCGGATGTGGAGGTGTCGGAGTGCAGAATTGAAAGTATTTCAGGGCGACAGTGAGAAACTCTAGGAGGCCAAAGGGGGACTTTTTTGGGGGAATGGGTTTTTGGGGGTGTCATGATTATTAATTGCGCAGTGTGAATAACCGACATGTGATTGGTTCATGAGACGCGGTGTTGCTGGGGTGGTCGATCAGGATTTGACTGACTGAAAATCATCATTTAAATAGTCTGTAGCCTATTAATCCATTAGTTCTCGAATCTGATTCGCCAGAAGGCGTTGAATAatttcttataacagcaaatctgACAAAAGTTCCGGTTGCCAGTCACAGACATCAAGAGTTTATATTACTGCGCTTATTCTAATGCAGcattttttcattgaaaaaaaactgttttagaaGCATAAACAATTGTACAGGGATTCCGTACTGTtggacttattattattattattattattattattattgctactactactgcttctattattattaataataaacaagggctaatttatttctgttaacTTCCTATTTCTGGTGTttccactagggggcagtgtTACACAAACTCATAATTTATATTGTAGACTTCCTATTTCTGATGCGTATACTAGGGGGCAGTGTTACACAAACCTATAGAGTTATTTTGTGATATTTTTATCCCTGATGTGTCCACTAGGGGAGGCAGTGTTACACAAACTATAGAGTTAAAAGTTATAGagtgaacacaaaaaaaaacagtcgtCCTCACAAGGCAAGTTAATGATAGTCTGGAGGCCATGTATCTGTAAAGACCATAACATGCCACATTATAAGCAGTAAAAGAGTTCTTCAGTATTTTGATGCAGAACTTAcaaatcatatacagtatacagataTGTGCAAATGGAAGCTAGTACACATAAATTGTGACTGAAAAAAAGTGAATGCTTTGTAAGGAATTCTAAATAAGAAAGCATGTTCtgcatatgtttacatattgcACTTGTATGTGTTTACGTAAATTGTATTACCATTtaactgtacatgtaaaatgttGTCTACCATTTTGACTAGTGCGacagcgcactagtcagagttTACAACCCGCATCTGTTTCAAACTGTACAAGCTCAAACATattcgtgtggatttaatagctgtttttttattattattatttcacaatTGCTGATGGGGgcgaagaaattgatttggttgcatATATATTTGCAAAGACATTTAGGCAGGCTTTTCAAGAATGCTGACAATCTTGAGGAAagtcaaaacagttcaaaacagttagATAGTAAATTGGTTCTTGGCTGGATCTGGCTAAGTTTCGTTTTGGCAGTGAGTTTGGCCCACATACCACATGGAATTACGGCCCAAGATTGGCCCTTATACTGTTTGCAAGGAGAAAGTCAACCAGACTAATGCTGAAAGCTGACCAAAACTGTTGCTGTatatcagtgaaaaaaaaaaattaaaaaaaaaaaatatatatatatatatatatatatatatatatatatatatatatatatatatatatatacagtacagaccaaaagtttggacacaccttctcattcaaagagttttctttattttcatgactatgaaaattgtagattcacactgaaggcatcaaaactatgaattaacacatgtggaattatatacataacaaaaaagtgtgaaacaactgaaaaatgtcatattctaggttcttcaaagtagccaccttttgctttgattactgctttgcacactcttggcattctcttgatgagcttcaagaggtagtcacctgaaatggttttccaacagtcttgaaggagttcccagagatgcttggcacttgttggcccttttgccttcactctgcggtccagctcaccccaaaccatctcgattgggttcaggtccggtgactgtggaggccaggtcatctggcgcagcacccatcactctccttcttggtcaaatagcccttgatgccttcagtgtgaatctacaattttcatagtcatgaaaataaagaaaactctttaaatgagaagatgtgtccaaacttttggtctgtactgtatatatatatatatatatatatatatatatatatatatatatatatatatgtgtgtgtgtgtgtgtgtgtgtgtgtgtgtttccaatTTTATGTACGTGAGAActtagtaaatacatttttaaataattagaatTTGTAAACAATGAAATTGAACAATTTTGAGAGTGAACGGACGAGTAAGTAAACTACAAAACCGATGACGTTGATTGTACGCGACGGACCCTCTATTATAGTCCGCTACAGCTTTTATCgcgtttggaaaaaaaaagctcgtACAGGTAAATTTATACCTCGTGGAAATGCCACTTCATTGATTAAGCCgctttataaattttttttagagcAATTTATGACTAAATAACACCTGaattagaaatatttctgtCGGTTTTTGAGTAACACATGTTTCCTCCGGAGATTTTCCTTCTCCATGTTGCATCATCCATATGCCTATGTGccggtattttatttaattcgtGTGTATTAGGTGtctgtaaaaatgttaataataatgtacGTATAAAGCGTTTTCAATTTGTCTCTGCTTAACAGTGTATGtcctatttgtttatttctttagcttatttatttatgtaatgctCTTTCTTTGCCATGTAAAATAATCAGGCGTGGTGTGGGCActcttccattttctttttattcaagaTGGCGGGTGATGAGTCTGGAGTAACGCTCGGCCAGCCTCATTTGGCTAAACAAGACCTTAGCACACTAGTAAGTACTTATAATATTATCTGTGaatgtgataaaaaaacattttaaagattattCTTTGTTTCTGTACCGAGTGGAAGCGTGTTTGATTGTCTCTGGGTGTAGTCTGGATGTAGCTGGTTTGCTTCCTCAGTTCTACACCACCACATGACTGAGTGGATCTCAGAGAAGcagatttttaaaatgaaatcccAAAAGACACAAAGCTATTTATCTGTAATATTTTCTATAGACctgtcttttatatataattaagttATTCTATAATACCTGGTGATGATTGTGTAATGGCAGTGTTCCTGTGTGATGGAGCTTCTTGTTTGTTCATGAATAAAAAGGTCTTGTTCAATCTAACAACCTTCAGCACTTCTGATTACACTGTTGTCCTCAGATTTCTAtatctctatttatttatctctatctatctatctatctatctatctatctatctatctctctttcatatatatatatatatatatatatatatatatatatatatatatatacagagagagagagagagagagagagatctgttTGATTGTGTAATAAACCATTATATAAACTTGCTTACATTTTCAGATCACTATCATTAGTGTAGAACAGGCTTTCCAAAAGGTTTCATAACAGTAATGTCATTGTAACTGCAGGTTTCTATGTGATGCTTTCCATATTTTCATAAAACTTGGAGTTTTCActctaagcatttttttccagctatacatttataatacaattgttctctctctctctctctctctctctctctctctctcatttcaggATGTGAGCACACTGACTCCACTCTCACCGGAGATTATCAGCCGGCAAGCAACAATTAACATAGGTGGGTTTACTGGGTCTTAAACAAGTTTAATGGAAACACatacttgtgtgtttttttttttttttttttttacattctgtaaaacCTGTAATAAGTTTTATTACTATGTAATAGAGCATagcagaataaaacacttgtgtAGACATATAGACACTGAGTTTTTAATGTGTTGGTAAAAATGGGCAGATTCAGAGTGCAGGGTCTTacccctggagcagataggtcaagggcccagcagcagCAGTCTCGATTGTTGAGCCACCACTGGTTTTTGGTATTTTGGCAAAAGAAAATGTTCTGATTTGGTTTCTATCATCCGTgcttaacaaaaaaacatgctgatCTTTGTAAAGGTGTAAAGATCAATTCTAGTGAGCGTAAAAACAAGcaggcttttgtttttgtttgttcagaaaACACCAAGGCAGAaatatgaatcttttttttttctctaattgtTCAACTGTATAATTGCAATATTGTGATATTCTAAATTAAATCTGCATGTGTACAAACcacatatttgtccatgcttGATTATACACATTATGTAGCTCTAAAGTGTTTTGGGgtaatatgtttttgtttcacaCTTTCACTCAATGCTTTGGTCAATTTGTTAATATTGGTAACTTCTGAAATAAGTCTTGCTGTTTTTGTTGCAGGAACTATTGGCCATGTGGCTCACGGGAAGTCAACGGTGGT
This sequence is a window from Silurus meridionalis isolate SWU-2019-XX chromosome 21, ASM1480568v1, whole genome shotgun sequence. Protein-coding genes within it:
- the klhl15 gene encoding kelch-like protein 15 isoform X1, whose product is MSEGSRAPWSKRGCVESHRREQGKHKQRKCERPLSALTAKPPTGQDASDRCLMAGDVEVYLSQVHDGSVSSGFRALYEERLLLDVTLLIEEHHFQAHKALLATQSDYFRVMFTADMRERDQDKIHMKGLTAAGFGHVLRFMYYGSLELSMPTVQEILQAAMYVQLTEAVEFCCSFLLAKICLENCAEVMRLLDDFSVAVEGVQERLDAFLLENFVPLMARPDFLSYLSLEKLVGCLASERLSRFPEIELYEAVQAWLRHDRRRWRHTDAMVQNLRFGLMTPTQVFEKVKTSEFYRYSRQLRQEVDQALNYFHSVNEQPLADTKSNRIRSVRPQTAVFRGMIGHSMVNSKILLLHRPKVWWELEGPQVPLRPDCLAIVNNFAFLLGGEELGPDGEFHASSKVYRYDPRQNSWLRMADMSVPRSEFAVGVIGKFIYAVAGRTRDETFYSTERYDIAEDKWEFVDPYPVNKYGHEGTVLNGKLYITGGITSSSTSKQVCVFDPEREGASEHRTRRNPILTNCWENKSKMNYARCFHKMISYNGKLYVFGGVCVILRASFESQGCPSTEVYNPETDEWTILASMPIGRSGHGVAVLDKQIMVLGGLCYNGHYSDSILTFDPEENKWKEDEYPRMPCKLDGLQVCSLHFPEYVLEHMKRCS
- the klhl15 gene encoding kelch-like protein 15 isoform X2 → MPVANQRCLMAGDVEVYLSQVHDGSVSSGFRALYEERLLLDVTLLIEEHHFQAHKALLATQSDYFRVMFTADMRERDQDKIHMKGLTAAGFGHVLRFMYYGSLELSMPTVQEILQAAMYVQLTEAVEFCCSFLLAKICLENCAEVMRLLDDFSVAVEGVQERLDAFLLENFVPLMARPDFLSYLSLEKLVGCLASERLSRFPEIELYEAVQAWLRHDRRRWRHTDAMVQNLRFGLMTPTQVFEKVKTSEFYRYSRQLRQEVDQALNYFHSVNEQPLADTKSNRIRSVRPQTAVFRGMIGHSMVNSKILLLHRPKVWWELEGPQVPLRPDCLAIVNNFAFLLGGEELGPDGEFHASSKVYRYDPRQNSWLRMADMSVPRSEFAVGVIGKFIYAVAGRTRDETFYSTERYDIAEDKWEFVDPYPVNKYGHEGTVLNGKLYITGGITSSSTSKQVCVFDPEREGASEHRTRRNPILTNCWENKSKMNYARCFHKMISYNGKLYVFGGVCVILRASFESQGCPSTEVYNPETDEWTILASMPIGRSGHGVAVLDKQIMVLGGLCYNGHYSDSILTFDPEENKWKEDEYPRMPCKLDGLQVCSLHFPEYVLEHMKRCS